The Triticum dicoccoides isolate Atlit2015 ecotype Zavitan unplaced genomic scaffold, WEW_v2.0 scaffold81220, whole genome shotgun sequence genomic sequence GCAATGCTTCTCTCCTATATACGGAGCTTGTAATTGTCTTCATGGTGTCCATcccttctccttggcctcccctCCAAGGTGAAGTGCACATCTTCAGATTCGTAGCTCAATGACTTCTGAGCAGCCAATATATAGTCTTGCTAGCTCTGTAGGTCATGAGAAGTTCTGGTCACGTCATCGACCATGGATCTCAACAAACGGGCGTGTGTAGGAGGAAGGTGGCTTTTGTTTCCCTAAGGACTCAGTTGCAGTTTCTATCCCGTTTGGAGTTGCTTTCATAGGGTTGGTTTCTTTTTCAATATATGACCTTTGGGCTTCGAAAGAGAGTGTATTTGTTCAAGAAATGGAGGATATATGCCAGCCTCTCCATCATTGTGATGCACACAGCtatgataattaaaaaaaaaggTCTATTGGAGGTGAACCTACGACTATTTCTATCCATCAAGCTAACTGGCGTTTACCATATATAGTCGCATGTCATCCAATAAAATTAACGTGGCGGCACGCAGCAAGCCATCAACTAACCCATGTGTGAAAAGCGAGCCAAGGTGGTACTTACTATAATGTCTGCAGCcacctactatatatatatatatatatatatatatatatatatatatatatatatagtgtcgtCAAGCTTTCTGAATAGATTTACGTGTGAAACACATGCAGGCCACCCACGGATATGATGCCTCGTGCATGCATGCTACTGCTAGAGATCCAATCCAGATCTTGACCACATGTTTCTGCGTGTAAAGCTTGGTCCCCGTGCTGCTAGTTGCTCATTTCTCTATTGTCACTTGTGCTCTCGCCTCAGTCGATCGGGTTGGGACTCCACCCTATAAGAAGCCTGGCGTTCCATACCATTAGGCATCAACCTCCCAGCACGAACCAACCCAATCCCTGCTACATAGTCAGTCAGTCTTTGCAACCATGAGGCCACAGGTGCTGCTCGCCGCGCTggccgtcgtcgtcctcctcgcagCAGCTCTGCCCTTCGCCCACAGCCAAGGTGAGCCTGGCATCGTCCTTTCTTTGTCTTTCTTCATCTCCTCGCAGATTAAGCCAGTGTAGAGCCACTAATTGACATTGGTGGTTGCCTGCAGGTGCGACCCCAAGCGCTTCGCTGTGCTGCAACAACTGCGGCACCTGCACTAGGTCCATCCCgcccaggtgtacgtgcatggatgCGTCGCCCAGCGGCTGCAACCCGTCCTGCAAGACCTGCGACAAGACCACCGTCGCCGGCCGTGACAGCTTCCAGTGCAAGGACCGCGTCGCAAACTTCTGCCAGCGCAGCTGCACTAAGCCCGCGTGACTCGACCTGTTGTCGCCAGAATAATGCCGATTAGCTTGTTCTTTTCCTTTGTTTTTGCAGTATTTAAGAGTTCCCTCTGCATCTTGCTCTGGTAGATGCAGAGAAGAAATGAGAGTTGGATGCATGCTCGTTGTTCCTTCTTGTGTCTGAAATAAAG encodes the following:
- the LOC119347970 gene encoding Bowman-Birk type trypsin inhibitor-like encodes the protein MRPQVLLAALAVVVLLAAALPFAHSQGATPSASLCCNNCGTCTRSIPPRCTCMDASPSGCNPSCKTCDKTTVAGRDSFQCKDRVANFCQRSCTKPA